A single Bacillus sp. HMF5848 DNA region contains:
- a CDS encoding YdiU family protein, with product MGWNLDNSYARLPKSFYTIQNPTPVRAPELIIFNNDLAKGMGLDLDVLQGAEGVAVFAGNEIPDGASPLAQAYAGHQFGHFTMLGDGRAILLGEQFTPSGERVDIQLKGSGRTQYSRGGDGRATLGPMLREYIISEAMHGLNIPTTRSLAVVTTGEAVMRETQLPGAILTRVAVSHIRVGTFQYAAHFGSVDDLKALADYTIERHYPDIDKNNDRYLALLQAVIKQQADLISKWMLVGFIHGVMNTDNMTISGETIDYGPCAFMDVYNPETVFSSIDRQGRYAYGNQPYIGAWNLARFAETLLPLLHDDEKEAIKIAETEIATFPKQFRHNWLAGMRAKLGLFDENPQDEALIEGFLSLMQKYKADYTNTFLALTFNDIEKTCLYGHEDFMKWYEEWETRVNQQDKPKSDFQQLMRDSNPAIIPRNHRVEEALEAAVEKGDFSVMKKLLKVLSDPYAHTSEQVEYATLPTPSNQPYRTFCGT from the coding sequence ATGGGATGGAATTTAGATAATAGTTATGCTCGTCTGCCTAAGTCATTTTATACAATTCAAAACCCAACACCGGTTCGTGCACCAGAATTGATCATTTTTAACAATGATCTCGCAAAAGGCATGGGATTGGATCTGGATGTATTGCAAGGTGCTGAAGGGGTTGCGGTGTTTGCTGGTAATGAGATACCTGATGGTGCGTCACCACTTGCTCAAGCGTATGCCGGGCATCAGTTTGGACATTTCACCATGCTTGGTGATGGTCGCGCGATTCTATTAGGAGAACAATTCACACCGTCAGGGGAACGTGTTGATATACAGCTTAAGGGCTCAGGTAGAACTCAGTATTCTCGTGGAGGAGATGGACGGGCAACGCTTGGTCCAATGCTTCGAGAATATATTATTAGTGAAGCTATGCATGGGCTTAACATACCCACGACACGAAGCTTGGCTGTTGTTACAACAGGTGAAGCAGTTATGCGTGAAACACAGCTACCTGGTGCTATATTAACACGTGTCGCTGTTAGTCACATTCGTGTTGGGACTTTTCAATATGCTGCTCACTTCGGTTCGGTTGATGATCTAAAGGCATTAGCAGACTACACAATAGAGCGACACTATCCTGACATTGATAAGAATAATGATCGTTATCTCGCCCTACTACAGGCAGTCATCAAACAGCAGGCTGATTTAATTTCTAAATGGATGCTTGTAGGCTTTATTCATGGTGTGATGAATACGGACAATATGACCATTAGTGGTGAGACGATTGATTACGGTCCGTGTGCGTTTATGGATGTATATAATCCAGAAACGGTTTTCAGTTCTATTGATAGACAGGGGCGCTATGCTTACGGAAATCAACCTTATATTGGTGCTTGGAACTTAGCGAGGTTTGCTGAAACACTATTACCTCTTCTGCATGATGATGAAAAAGAGGCTATAAAAATAGCGGAGACTGAGATAGCAACATTTCCAAAGCAGTTTCGTCATAATTGGCTTGCTGGCATGAGAGCGAAATTGGGGTTATTCGACGAAAACCCGCAAGATGAGGCTCTAATTGAAGGTTTCCTTAGTCTTATGCAAAAATATAAAGCAGACTACACGAATACATTTCTAGCCTTAACATTTAATGATATAGAAAAAACATGTCTTTATGGCCATGAAGATTTTATGAAGTGGTACGAAGAGTGGGAAACTCGAGTAAATCAGCAAGATAAACCGAAATCAGATTTCCAGCAGCTCATGCGTGATAGTAATCCAGCTATCATCCCGCGCAATCATCGAGTTGAGGAAGCGTTAGAAGCAGCTGTAGAAAAAGGTGATTTCAGTGTTATGAAAAAGCTTCTTAAAGTACTGTCAGACCCGTACGCACACACATCAGAGCAAGTTGAGTATGCGACCCTACCTACACCATCAAATCAACCATACCGTACTTTTTGCGGAACGTAA